The window AAGAAACAACAAAAGTTAGCTCTGTACCACACATGTCACAACCTACTTTGTTGCCACCTCAATACTCGCAAAGCCAACTTGCTCAAAACCAAAATATGGAACAAACCCAACCAAATGTACAAAATGTTCACCAAATTCGACCACAAGCGAATATTTACACTTTGCCTTCGTCAGAATATCAAATGCAATACACAGGTCAACAAAATAATGATACATCACAACCACCACAACAAAATGTTAGTAAAACACAAATGAAACCAATCGAAAATGAAGCACAAAATCAACAAGTCGATAATTTAAACGGAAATGAAACGACTGATCAATCGGCGATGGTTAATGGTGGAAAAGGGTAAACACTGAcacaatttgttatttttattctgaTGTTTGGTGTTAGCGATATGGCAAATCCTGTTAGTGACGAAAGTGGTTTACGCTATGGATATCCACCACAAGTGAACGAACCGTAaggaaaaaacagaaaaaccaaaaaaattattaattttttgttagaatgAGACAAGCCTCAATGAAGATGATTAGTGTTAAGGGTCGTTAATTAATCCCAAATTCCCTGTCCTTGAATTCCCAGCGCCAAAATTTAAAGTCTCACGTTTGACAAAGgtaagaaaattaattgtcACTCACTccctcattttaaattttttatagtttcgctttttacttataatttattgtttgtttgtgttttattctttttgcaattttttattgattttgtttgttttctttcTCTCCCGCAGGGCACAAATAGCCTCACAGTAAAATAAGTTTCTAGAAAAATGTATGCAATATTCCAGTGAAACCCAAGTAATGGACGAAAAAGTCAATTCTTCGCCAAAATTAGAACGTCCCCGATCTCTTTCGATACAGCCAAGTGACGAACCGACCGAAGATAATAATCAAAACGAAAATGATGTAGAAAGTGAGGTACTTGAAGAAGTGGAAATTATCGAAAATTTAACGATCGAAAACGGCGCCGATGTTGTTGATacgaaaaacgaaaaaattgcaacaccgGAAGCCAAAACGCCTGGGAAGAGAACACCGAGTCATTTAACGGAGCAGGGATTTTtcgatttgaaattttatcataataAATTGTggtaattttgcttttttaattaacgtcGTGTACCTTGCTTTTTATATAATCTGTACTTAAAACATTattgtatatattttatttatttatttcaattcgTAGCACACGATTAGGTGTTGTTATGggcatgtttttaatttatttttagattgtTAGTTACCCCAACacattccatttttttgtatgaagAAAAGAATAGTTTTTGCACTTGTTGGGTAACATGTCTCAAGCTAATAGCTTTAAAATGTAGCTAAATTACGCACTCGAAAGGCAGCTAAGTGGTACCTGGAGCAGAAAGGTGCaggaaaagtaaaacaaaaacactagACTTAAGTTTTTTATGTACAACCAAAGATTTTACAACTCGTATCGTTTATTTACAGCCTCGCTTACCGAAATatatttattgaaaacttTTTGATTCCCTGAAATTCGGGCCTTATTTCTACAATGTAATTCCGTGTAAAAAAGTCttaataaaatgataaatagcaaattcgtttttaattattatcacaCATGATAGTCACCCCCGTCTATTTTATCGTCTGATAAAAAGGACATTAAATAACTAGCGGCGTCTTTATCAAGCCAGATTAAACAAACAGTCCATGAGACAACCAATCCGAAAACTATCCCACCAATGACATCTAAAATATAGTGTCGATTCATCAAAATTCTGCTCAGACAGATAGCTGTGACCCAAGCTAGTAAAGGTGGTATGCAAAAAATGGGCAAAGGCCACAAATTGATGAAAAAATAGGCAACAAAAACGGCACGACTCGCATGACCGGACGGGAAACTAAACACATCAGGGCCTATCTGACCCAAGGCGTCGTCAGTATTAGCCATAGGCCGCCGTCTCCGGAAATAGGCTTTAGCCACAGCTATGAGGATTATATCAATTAAAAGACCCATCAACATGTTGACTTGTAACTGGACTAGAGACGGATTATTAAATAACCAAGTAAATGCAATCCAGAATGCAAACCAAGGGATTCCATGACACGTTATCTGGAATTAAACGATACTTAAGCACCTTTTTGAGTGACTTTTACGTACTtccaaagccttgtaatggaTACGAAGTGACCTCAAGGGCAAAAATTGATTAGCCCACAAGACAAAGCGTTTGGTTATTTCGGCATCAAGACTTAGGAGTTTTTTCATAGCTGGGGGCACTTGCCGTTTACTAgactataaaaatattgttacgtGTGATGATTTTGTTGATTTAGTGCAATTTTACCTCAGACATGCtgcttattactaaaaaaagtaaataagaGAGTGTGGATCTTCTTATCTATTTTTAAGTGACTAATAATAAACACGAAATTTCATTGCGGCGAGAATGACAATCAGCTGATTCAAATGTCGGAAAGATCCAACGTaacgaaaagaaaaaaactaaattcaaatttcaaaattttgatttgattgacgatttttttacaaaaccccacaaaaaattatttattaatagatAATCATGCAACAAATcttaaaatctttatttttctgttttaattaacgttttttatgtaactttaataactttaaacaaaaattatttctctagataatttattaacaattcaTAATTTGAAAGTCAAATCCAAAGTTTCTAAAATCTGCGTCTTACCAAAATtagatttattataaattctgAGAAAGAAATCTTTGTTCGTTTCAAAAGTAGAGTTTTCcgttttaaaaagttattggtctttaaaatatttagttaaatttttattatttgctagcaataaatttaaattataaaagctccactattttctaaaaaaaattgtttgaagtgACAGAATTACGAAAATCGATGAGCTTCAGATGTGAGGTCCTTGGCTTATATATTTCCGCAAAAcgtcttttattttatatctaCGTATATTTCTTTCCGAACTAAGCTCGTAATATtgaattccaaaaaaaaaaattgttagtttcgaaaaaagcaattttttccaataataaaaattaaatcgtgAAACGTGAACCAAATATTTTCGAATGTTTGacccaaaatttaattttggtcaatgaaaaaaatattcacacaATAGAAGAAATGACGGgttttggaaattattttcaaacttgatATTAAACCGAAtgactaataaataattaaacatgCCAGGTAGAGTGACCTACATAGATTCATggcactttttcaaataaactcTATTTTCACTCATGTGAGTAAATAAAACACAGACCTTTTAATCAtagttatttttacaaaacatgggaaaaatgtgtcaaatgaaaaagaaaacgaaacgGTTCAAACACCAACAAGATTCTTTTAGCCGTTCcacttgtaaaaaaatcaataattgaGCAAAAGTATCTGTTAACACTTTGCATGTTTGTGTATTTAAACCCGCACTCAATTATTTAGCCTCCTTTAAAGTCGTCcatttcgaaataaattagcGCCTCCAGATCGAAAAATCAAAGACGCATAAACCAACGTCAGtgtcttatttatttacaattgtTAGCCGCCTCTGAATGTCGCTAACAATCAGAGTGAAAATTCAGCGAGCGTGATTTGCAAAAGGAcgtcacttttcaaaaatagcgTCTCCAGAAATAGTCGGAACGTATCTCTCAGTTGCAGGCCAGACCAAGACTGAAGAGCACATTTCAGAACCGTTTCACGCGTGTGCAcaaaattatcgaaaaaaataGCAGCTTTTTTCATCAAAACACCTTGGTGATTTCAAAAGATGATGGGAAATTCGAATCGTCCAAGCGGTGTTGCATCGAGTGATGGAACGACATAAGAAGGACAAAAGGCAAAGTAAgtcgaaaatttaattgaaaagtgTTCGATTACAAACGAATTTCTATTTTGGCGCGACGTCTTGGCACCACCGCcactttactatttttacacaCTTATCGAtcttttaattgaattaattcgCATTTGTATTTGTACGAGGTAAATTATGTAAGAAAGCGCGACCTTCGAAGCTTGCGAAAATAGAATCGCGAGTTTGATTGCAACACCGACAATAAAagggttaaaaataaaaaacaacgcCCGGAAAACTGATCCATTTCACACTTCCTGTTTAAGAATACGGTGGCCCACATTTAGAAGCGGctgtaaaatttgattttttttacctagGGAAGAAAGTTCCACGGGTACCAATCAAGACTTATAAGTGGGAAGACATCAGAAGAGCGCGCTTGAGAGGTGGTTACCCTTGGACCTATTTATACAAAGAACCTTTTAACGAAAATATCGATCCAAGAATTTTCACAATGGAAGCAATGTCGAAAAGTAAAAGTTCGTCGCCTTTACCAAAATCGACTGAAACTTTAGACATTAAAGAAATAACAGAAGACACGAATAATTTAATACCGGAACCTTCGGGTTATATTGTCATAACAGAAGTACCAAGTGATTCAGAAAGTCATTCCAAAAACGTAAACGAAGGTTCCGTCACCATTGAAGACGTCGGAGAACCTGAAACCACAAATTTAGAATCCGCTGAAAGTTCAGATAATATTAGTCAGTATTTAGATAAGGAAGAAGTCGTTGAACCCGTGCCAACTTCAACCAAAATCGAAGAAAACGGACGCCAGGAGAGAGCCAAATCTGAAGAACCAAAACGAAAGCGAAAACTATCAATAGACAGCAGCTACAGTCGAAAAAGTTTATCCAAACTAGCAATCATGAAAAAGCTTAAAGAAGccaaagacaaaattaaagttCCTAAACTAAATTTGCCAAAATCACTGAAACACCCGCCTGAAAAAAGTACAAATAAGCCTGAAGCTAAACCTAAAGAGGCGTTAAAACCTGACCCAAACCTGAAACCTGTTTACATCCATATTCCCCTGAAACCACCAGAGGGAGAAACGGACGAGTTCTCCTACCTGGAATTTGGTGAAAAGAAACCAGAACCAGAACCAAAAATCGAGGAGAAACCACCAGAAGAAGAAATACCAAAAATCGAAATCGAGGCTAGTTTTAATGAGGAGAGACGGTTTAGTGGAGATCCGGACGATATTGTGGCTTTTGAAAtcctgaaaactgaaactatAGACTTGGACCATGCAAGCAAAAATGGACTTTCAGGAGGAAGCGATTATCTAATTATTCAACAAGACGATGATGCCAAGAGTGAAAATATGATCATCATAATGCCTGGCACTGAAGACGAAACTAAAAGTCTCAAAACACCTTCCAGACAAGGGAGCAGAAAAATTCGAGCCAAGTCGGCAGAACCTGAACGCAAGAGACGACCATCTGTTGATAGTAGTAGCAGTTTATCAAAACTGAGTCtcatgcaaaaattaaaagaattcaAACTTCCAAAATTATCACTATCACGGTCTGGCTCCAAAAAAGAACAAGAGAAAAAACCTGAAGTTAAAGAAACGAAACCagaagtgaaaaaaatcgaaccgAAAGGTACTGAACCTAAGTACATTCACATACCGTTAAAACCACCCCCAGGACAAACCGACGAATTTTCCTATcttgaaaatgaagaaaagaAAGAAACTCAAAAGGAGGATCCCTCAAAAGTTGAGGAAAGTTCAGTCGAAATAAGTCCAACAAGTCCGAAAAATGAAGGTGTCCAATTTATTTTCCTGACACCACCTTCAGATGACGAAGTCTTGAAAGAACCCGAAGTCCCTGAAACACCCTCGTCTGAAACCAGCGATGAGTCAAAACTCACCGAACTGAAAAAACTCGCCAAAGATGCAGTTGAAAAAGTTTCACCCGAATCACAGAAAAAAATCCTGCAACCGGTTGAGGAAGAAACCGATGCTAAATCACTCGAAGAGGAAAAAATGGTGGTGGATGAAGAGGACGGTTTAAAACTAACCGAATCAGCAATGGCATTACAAGAACAAAACATCAAGGCCAAAGAAGTTGCCGAACTGAAATCGAGTCTGAAAACCCCAGAGTCTCcagttttgaaaaagaaaGTTTCGTTTAAGAGACGCTCAAGAGATGACTCTAAAGATACGGATTATGAGGAAGTTCAAGCGCCTGAAGAAAAGGACCAAGATGATAAGAAGAAATTGGATGTGTTGGGGAACAGTCAGTCAATGTCGGTTGATGAGGAGAAGAGTTATCTCGATGaacagaaaattattaaaagtacTTCGCTCGAGGAGGATTACAACAGATGGTCAAAATTAAGGTAAGGAATGTGTTTGTTTTCGCGCGAGTCATATTGGGTTTGATGggctattaaaatatttaagagaGTAATTTTGAGAATATTAGGTCGGGGAAACACAATTGTA of the Tribolium castaneum strain GA2 chromosome 1, icTriCast1.1, whole genome shotgun sequence genome contains:
- the LOC660814 gene encoding polyisoprenoid diphosphate/phosphate phosphohydrolase PLPP6, translating into MSESSKRQVPPAMKKLLSLDAEITKRFVLWANQFLPLRSLRIHYKALEITCHGIPWFAFWIAFTWLFNNPSLVQLQVNMLMGLLIDIILIAVAKAYFRRRRPMANTDDALGQIGPDVFSFPSGHASRAVFVAYFFINLWPLPIFCIPPLLAWVTAICLSRILMNRHYILDVIGGIVFGLVVSWTVCLIWLDKDAASYLMSFLSDDKIDGGDYHV